The genomic region AAACGTTCCTAAAGGGATGTTAATTGATGCTAGAGAAATCAATGAAATGCCTCCGGAAATGGTGACGATTTTATGCACTGGGAGCCAAGGAGAAGTAGGGGCAGCCCTCAGCCGTCTGTCCACTGGAAACTTCCGTGATGTCGAGATTTTACCTGAAGATACAGTCATCCTTGCAGCAGGGCCAATCCCTGGCAATGAACGAAGTGTCACGACCATCGTTGACAACTTATATAAACTGGGAGCCCACGTCATCTATGGATCCGGTAGCAGTTCAGGCATGCATGTGTCAGGTCATGGATATCAAGAAGACCTAAGGCTCATGCTCACCCTGATGAAGCCGAAATACTTTGTTCCAATTCATGGTGAGTACAGAATGCTGCAACATCATCGAATGCTTGCTGAATCAGTTGGGGTAGAGGAAGGGAATACCTTTATTATAAAAAATGGGGATGTAGTGGATATCGAAAATTCCATTGCCCGTTTTACGAGAAGCATCCCAAGTGGTGAGACGTATGTGGACGGTGTAGATGTAGGAGATATGGAATTTGTATTGCGGGACCGGAAACAAATTTCTGAGGATGGTATGATCGTGATTATCATCCCAATGAACAAACAAGATAACAAACTTCTCGCCGATCCCGAATTTTTCTCAAGAGGATTTGTTGACCAGAGCTTCACAGAACTTAAAAGAGGTATGAAGCGAATTACGTTAGATACCATCAACGAGCTACTCGATGCCAATCGGAATTCAAGGAATGTGCTGAAGAAAAATATCAAAAGGTCCATATCCCAATATATAAAAGAACGGACGAGGAAGGACCCGATGATTATTCCTTTGTTGATTGAGGTTTGAATGATAGGAAGGGTCAGACCCCCAGTAAATGAGGGATCTGGCCTTTTTTTTCTATTACTATTTTCCAATATATTTAATCGAGTGAATATGGGTTTTGGCTAAATCAATGACTTCTTGAATAAATGCGTCTTGAGGTTCTTTAAAGTCACTCTTGATCCAGCTCAAAATGAGTCCGTAAAAACCGAAGGCTATATACCGTTTAAAATAATCCATGTTTACTGGTGTGTTGTTGATTGTTTCAAAGATAAACTGTTCGTGATAGATGTTCAAGATGGATTGAGGGAATCTCGTGTGCAATCCTGGTAACGTGTCATCATATTTAATGAGCTCAAAAAAATCCCGGTGTTTATATATGTAGGAAACGATATTA from Bacillus carboniphilus harbors:
- a CDS encoding TetR/AcrR family transcriptional regulator; translation: MSGENRTPSTRQNRTEKHLQLALIELIKEKGYHTVSVKDIVNHASYNRSTFYVHYQDKIELAEDLLDSMLQGLEESVGEPYTPGQKVYSVNLHAPSFNIVSYIYKHRDFFELIKYDDTLPGLHTRFPQSILNIYHEQFIFETINNTPVNMDYFKRYIAFGFYGLILSWIKSDFKEPQDAFIQEVIDLAKTHIHSIKYIGK
- a CDS encoding ribonuclease J yields the protein MQSKGLSVYALGGLQEIGKNMYAIEHGNDIVVIDCGNKFPDESLLGIDLIIPDFSYLIENQDRVRALIVTHGHEDHIGGIPFFLKKINVPVYATRFTLGLIELKLREHRILRESTLIEIKSDSEVPIGDMKISFFRVNHSIPDCLGIVFNTEEGTIVHTGDFKFDLTPANNERPDIHKMAEIGNKGVLLLLSESTNAERPGYTPSEHMVGSNLDQMIGKAKRKVIVSTFASNVSRIQQVVEASEKHNRKLALLGRSMVNVVQVAMERGYLNVPKGMLIDAREINEMPPEMVTILCTGSQGEVGAALSRLSTGNFRDVEILPEDTVILAAGPIPGNERSVTTIVDNLYKLGAHVIYGSGSSSGMHVSGHGYQEDLRLMLTLMKPKYFVPIHGEYRMLQHHRMLAESVGVEEGNTFIIKNGDVVDIENSIARFTRSIPSGETYVDGVDVGDMEFVLRDRKQISEDGMIVIIIPMNKQDNKLLADPEFFSRGFVDQSFTELKRGMKRITLDTINELLDANRNSRNVLKKNIKRSISQYIKERTRKDPMIIPLLIEV